The genome window GAGGCCGAGCTCACCCCGCTGTACCGCCGGGCGGGCCACGAGATCATCGGGCGCCACGGGGTGCGCCTCGCCGACAAGTGGGCGCCCGGGGCCGCCAGCCTCTTCGGGATGATGAGCCACGGGTTCCCGAATCTGTTCGTAATGCCGGCGCCGGGCCAGCAGGCGGTGGTCACCGTCAACTACACGCAGCTGGCGGTGCTCGGGGCGCAGTTCGTCGGGCGCACCATCGGCCACCTGGAGTCCGAGGGCGTGACGGTGTTCGACGTCTCGACCGAGGCCGAGGAGGAGTGGACGGAGAAGATCGTCGCCTCGTTCGTCGACGCGAGCAGCGTCATGGCCGCCTGCACGCCCTCGCGCATCAACCTGGAGGGGCACCCCGAGAACATGAACCCGCGCAACGGAAACTACGGGCGGGGCCTGGGCGACTACTTCGGCTACCGCCGCCTGCTCGAGGAGTGGCTCGACGCGGGGGACTGCGCCGGCCTCGAGCTGGAGCGGCGCGACGACGCCGGCTGACGTGTCGGACGGCCGGCCGGGGGGTGCCGCGGGTGCACTGATGGCGGCGGCGCCCCAGCGCGGCGAGGATGGGCGCGGACGAGCGCGCCCGGTTCCGTGGTGGCGCCCGTCATCGGAGGGGGAGTGGTGAGCACAGCGTCGGAGGATCGTCAGCGCGTCGCCGTGGTGACCGGCGGGGGGAACGGCATCGGCGCGGCCATCGCCACCGAGCTGGGCCGGGCCGGCGTGTTCGTGGTCACCGTCGACCCCCTCGTCTCCGTCGACGGGGTCGAGCAGCTCCCGGATCCCGAGGACACCAGCACTCGAGACACCACGGCCGGCCGCATCGTCGCGGCTGGTGGCTCGGCCCGTTCGTCGTCGCTGTCGGTCACCGACCGGGAAGGCGTCGTGCGCCTGTTCGCCGACCTGGCCGACGAGCTCGGTGGGGTCGACGCGGTGGTCAACGTGGCCGGCATCACCCGCCAAATGAGCTACACGGAGGGCACCGAGGACGACTGGCGCAGCGTGCTCGCGGTCCACCTCGACGGCTGGCTGAACGTGTTGGAGGCGGCGCTGCCGGTCATGGCCGCCCAGGGCCACGGCCACGTCCTCGGGGTCACCTCCGGCTCGGGGTGGCGACCTGCGGACACCGGTGCCTACGGCTGCGCGAAGCGCGCGGTGGCGTCGCTGGTGTGGCAGCTCGGCGGGCTCGTCCCGTCGGGCGTCGTGGTCAACGCGGTCTCGCCCATCGCGGTGACCCGGATGGTCCTCGCCGCCATGGAGCGCCAGCGGGCGGCCACGCCCCAACAGGCCCAGGCCAAGACCAGCGGCCTCGCCCTCGGCGCCCGCATGCCCACGCCCGAGCAGCTCGGCCCGGTCGGGGCGCACCTCGTGGGGCCCGACTTCGCGGCCTGCCGAGGCCAGGTGATCTTCGTGGCCGGCGCCGAGCTGGCGCTCGTCGAGCGGCCCCGTCTGCTCGAGGTCGTGGGCACCACGGGCGTGGCGTCGCTGGCCCACGCACTGGAGTCGATCACCGCCACCGCGCTCGCTCCCGCCGAGGCCGGGCAGGCCAGCACGGGCGGCGGCAACCCCCGCCTGGCTGCCGCCCTCGGCAGCGTGCTCGAGGACGGTGCCGAGCTGCCGGCGCCGGTCGGGGGGTCCTGCCTCGTCGTGTCGGACCGTCCCGACGTCACCTCGGTGTTGACGGCCGCCCTCGGCGCCCGTGGCCTCTCGCCCCGCAGCGTCGACGCCGGCACCCTCGACCACTCCTTCGCCGGGACTGCCGCCGCCCTGGCCGAGGCATCAGAGGCCGGTCCGGTCGATGCCGTCGTCGTCGCCCTGGCGGGCACGGCGGTGGCAGCTGACCTGGGCCCGGGGTGGGAGCGCACCCTGGCCGAGCACACCGGCATCGCCGAGCAGATCTACGCCGACGCCGCCTGGTCCCGCGCCGTGGCCGACCAGGCCAACGCCTCGGGTCGCCCGGTGCGCCTGGTCACCCTCACCGACGCCGCCGGCGCGGGCGGTCGCAGCCGCGCCCAGGCGGTCGCCCAGCACGCCCGGTCGGCGAAGGGCGCCACCGACGGCCGCCTCGCCGCGTTCGCGGTGGCGGTCGAGACGGCGGACCCCGGCGACCTGCCGGCGGTGGGCGAGCTGGCCGCTCACCTGGTGGGCAGCCCGGAGGCGCCGGCGCTCTCGGGGGCAGAGCTCGTGGTGGGCCCGGGCTGGCTCGGGTTGCGCAGCCACCCTCGGGTGGGCGCCAGCCTGAGCTTCCACG of Acidimicrobiales bacterium contains these proteins:
- a CDS encoding SDR family oxidoreductase; the encoded protein is MSTASEDRQRVAVVTGGGNGIGAAIATELGRAGVFVVTVDPLVSVDGVEQLPDPEDTSTRDTTAGRIVAAGGSARSSSLSVTDREGVVRLFADLADELGGVDAVVNVAGITRQMSYTEGTEDDWRSVLAVHLDGWLNVLEAALPVMAAQGHGHVLGVTSGSGWRPADTGAYGCAKRAVASLVWQLGGLVPSGVVVNAVSPIAVTRMVLAAMERQRAATPQQAQAKTSGLALGARMPTPEQLGPVGAHLVGPDFAACRGQVIFVAGAELALVERPRLLEVVGTTGVASLAHALESITATALAPAEAGQASTGGGNPRLAAALGSVLEDGAELPAPVGGSCLVVSDRPDVTSVLTAALGARGLSPRSVDAGTLDHSFAGTAAALAEASEAGPVDAVVVALAGTAVAADLGPGWERTLAEHTGIAEQIYADAAWSRAVADQANASGRPVRLVTLTDAAGAGGRSRAQAVAQHARSAKGATDGRLAAFAVAVETADPGDLPAVGELAAHLVGSPEAPALSGAELVVGPGWLGLRSHPRVGASLSFHDHTVAPWLDDVLADLAGDSRPGGAPA